One segment of Castanea sativa cultivar Marrone di Chiusa Pesio chromosome 3, ASM4071231v1 DNA contains the following:
- the LOC142629433 gene encoding uncharacterized protein LOC142629433: MKEQNPLLSSVCVFRQCHLRYNRWADSCCMMNKEAGHLFCDLMDSELIHVQTFGSGEQSTFLVKHQGQAYKWPIEPKSPHIFQLIILELMTTFRDSTMEI, translated from the exons ATGAAAGAACAAAATCCTCTTCTTTCCTCCGTGTGTGTATTTAGACAATGTCACTTGCGCTACAACAGATGGGCAG ataGCTGTTGTATGATGAATAAGGAAGCAGGACACTTGTTCTGCGACTTAATGGATTCTGAG cTGATTCATGTTCAGACTTTTGGAAGTGGAGAGCAAAGTACATTTCTTGTCAAACATCAGGGACAAGCTTATAAGTGGCCTATTGAGCCTAAGAGTCCCCATATATTTCAGCTCATAATTCTAG AGCTCATGACCACTTTTAGGGATTCCACAATGGAAATATGA
- the LOC142630046 gene encoding F-box protein At2g26160-like, which translates to MSKWADLPHDILIEIIRRLSIYDDFVIFAAVCKSWQSVYSLENPPLSPLSPRCPWLLLAEENEQSIKESRGFFNLTDSKVYNFKLPELVGKKCFGTSFGWLLSIGTDFEMNLFHPFSKHLLSLPPQPYFSDSDSEVDDRNFELDPIDYTDIYVYKCVLSRNPWSFVTHEYDCDCIIMVIYSNYHTLAFTRPGNKAWINIKSQSRCFDDIALYKGKFYAIDCHGKVFVCQINDDIAFTEPIAFYNGTEDFIPKYIVESSGDLLLVSRRRGGSYLLEEELIEDNPIVTIGFTIVKLECSTEVGSEDEYEWVNIDGLGDQALFVGGNSSVCLSASRLNGWKANSIYFTDDNREFHHLTLNGGGYDMGVFSLEDGSIKQHYQGKSLSYFSPPIWYI; encoded by the coding sequence ATGTCTAAGTGGGCTGATCTTCCACATGATATTCTCATTGAAATAATTCGTCGACTATCTATCTATGATGATTTTGTCATCTTTGCTGCCGTCTGCAAATCATGGCAAAGTGTTTATTCATTGGAAAACCCCCCATTATCTCCATTATCTCCTAGATGCCCTTGGCTTTTACTTGCAGAAGAAAATGAACAAAGCATTAAAGAGAGTCGTGGCTTTTTCAACTTAACTGATAGTAAAGTTTACAATTTCAAGTTGCCCGAGCTTGTTGGAAAAAAATGCTTTGGAACATCTTTTGGATGGTTGCTCAGTATAGGCACCGATTTCGAGATGAATCTCTTTCATCCATTTTCTAAACACCTATTAAGTCTTCCACCTCAACCTTATTTTTCCGATTCTGATTCTGAAGTAGATGATCGCAATTTCGAACTCGACCCTATAGATTACACTGATATCTATGTTTataagtgtgttttgtcaaggAATCCGTGGAGCTTTGTAACTCATGAATATGATTGTGATTGCATAATCATGGTTATCTATAGTAATTATCATACATTGGCCTTCACTAGACCGGGAAATAAAGCTTGGATTAATATAAAAAGTCAATCTCGATGTTTTGATGACATTGCACTCTACAAGGGAAAATTTTATGCTATAGACTGTCATGGTAAAGTTTTTGTTTGTCAAATTAATGATGACATTGCATTCACTGAACCTATTGCATTCTACAACGGAACCGAAGATTTTATCCCAAAGTATATTGTTGAATCGTCGGGAGATCTTTTGTTGGTTTCACGTAGACGAGGAGGTAGTTATCTTTTGGAAGAAGAACTCATTGAGGATAATCCAATTGTGACAATTGGATTCACAATTGTAAAATTAGAATGTTCTACTGAAGTAGGAAGTGAAGATGAATACGAGTGGGTGAATATTGACGGCTTGGGAGATCAAGCATTGTTTGTGGGTGGCAATTCATCGGTGTGTTTGTCTGCATCAAGATTAAATGGATGGAAAGCTAATAGTATCTATTTTACAGATGACAATAGAGAATTTCATCATTTGACCTTAAATGGTGGAGGGTACGACATGGGTGTATTTAGCCTAGAAGATGGCTCAATTAAGCAGCATTACCAAGGCAAATCCCTCTCTTACTTTTCTCCTCCAATCTGGTACATTTAA